CTTTCCGGCTGACGTCGAACGGCCGGCAGCAGTCCGGGGCAATGGTGCCGAGCCGGTAGAAGCCGGCGAATGTCTTGAGGCACGCGGCGTCCGCGCCACCGCAGAAGGCCAGATCCGCTTCACCGGCCCGGATCGCGTCGAAACCATAACCGATCGCGTAATTCCCGGCCGCGCAGGCAGTCGGCACGGTCATTGCTTCGACGTCGGTCACTGCGAATTCGCGGGCAACCGACGTCGCCAGCCGGGCAGGCGAGGCGCGGCGCGCGACCGCGAGATCGGTGTCGCCGGCGACCAGCCGGTCAAGATCGCGGGTCTCGCCGTCGGTGGTGCCGACCGAGACCAGGACGTGGCCCGCGGTCAGCTCTCGTGGGGTCAGCCGGGCGTCGGCCACGGCCATCCGGGCCGCGGCGACGGCGAACCGCGCCGCCGGACCCAGTTCGACCGGATCGAGCCGCTCGATCCAGCGTTCCGGCTCGAAACCGGTCACTTCGCACCCGTTCGCGTGGTCGAAACCGGTGGTGTCGAACGCGGTGATCGGACCGGCGCCCCTGCGACCCGCCCGCAACCCGGCGAGGAACTCGGCGGTGCCGACGCCGATGCTGGAAATCGCGCCGGCACCGGTGATCACCACCCGGCGCGCGGGGTCCGTCTTCGGTTGTCCAGTCACGAAACGACCGTCCTCTCTCGCCGTCGACCTGCTTCAGCGTCGAAGCGCGGCGGGTCGTCCCGCAAGCGGGGGACAGCACGGGACGGAACGAGACAGCGCCCGAAGCGCCTGCGCGAAAGTCCGTGAAGGTCCGTGAAGGTCTGTGAAGGGGCCCTTCACGGACTCAGAGTCT
This Amycolatopsis sulphurea DNA region includes the following protein-coding sequences:
- a CDS encoding beta-ketoacyl-[acyl-carrier-protein] synthase family protein; this encodes MTGQPKTDPARRVVITGAGAISSIGVGTAEFLAGLRAGRRGAGPITAFDTTGFDHANGCEVTGFEPERWIERLDPVELGPAARFAVAAARMAVADARLTPRELTAGHVLVSVGTTDGETRDLDRLVAGDTDLAVARRASPARLATSVAREFAVTDVEAMTVPTACAAGNYAIGYGFDAIRAGEADLAFCGGADAACLKTFAGFYRLGTIAPDCCRPFDVSRKGILTSEGAGMLVLESLASALARGAGIHAEVLGYGLNCDAHHPVAPLQESVADCMRLALADAGVQPREVDLVSAHGTGTQANDRTEAGAIHEVFGDRPPRTVSMKSMLGHAMGAASALAAIGCTLALEHGFIPPTVNHVETDPECGLDCVPNQAVAADLRIVQNNGLAFGGNNSVVVFGRYEGVAA